Genomic window (Granulicella arctica):
CGCAGAAATTACCGGAAGACGCAATGTAAACGTCGTTCCAGCGGAAAGTGAATCAGGCCGAGGGTTCGTACTTGATCGTACTTCCAATGCGCCGCCGTGCATCTGCAAAATGCGGTAGGTCATGGCGAGTCCGATTCCACTTCCCATCGTTTTGGTTGTGAAGTAGAGATCAAAGATACGCGGCAGCAACTCTGGAGAAATTCCTTCCCCTTCGTCGATCACCTCAATCACTGCGTTCTGTCCTTCACGACGCGCTTCGATCCGTATCAGGCCACCGCGCGGCATCGCCTGCATCGCATTCAAAAGCAGGTTGAGAAGAGCCTGGCGTATCAGGTCGTTGTCGACACAAACAGTCAGCGGCACCGCGGCCTTGATCTCGATCTGAACGCCATTCTCTGACATCTCTGTACCAGTCAACTCGACAACAGTCGCGATCAGTCGTCTGAGATCGTACTCGCCCAGGTGTAGCTCCATCGGACGCGTAAAGTCGGCCAGTGTCTGCACCACGCGGTCCAGGCGCTGCATCTCTCCAGCAAGGATATCGACATGGCGCTGGGCTCCCCGGGCCGCATCCCCGTTGTCGCCAGCAAGCTTGCTGCGGAGCAGTTCCAAGTGAAGCACCATTGCATTGATCGGATTCTTGACCTCATGCCCAACGCCTGCGGTGAGGCGGCCGATTGCCACTAGCCGGCGCGATACCTCCAACTCCTGCTCTAATTTCTCAGCAGACTCCATATCGCGTAGCGTAATCAACGCGCCGGCCTCTCCTCGTCCACTCGCATCGTGGATACGATTCATTGAGAGCTGGATGCGTCGACCATCTTCAAGAGTAACGGTCTCAGCAGTGGTTTTGGATTCGCTGATGAATGCCGTCAGCGCCGCTGTTCCTAATGGCGAATCCAGAGAAAAAATGTCTTCAAGCAGCTTGCCTACGAGGATCTCGTCGCGTCGATCAATGAGGTGAGCTACCGCATCGGAGACCATCACGGCCCGGCGATCCGCCGTAAATAACAAAACTCCGTCCCGCAGCGTGTCGAGCATCTGGTTCAGATTCGATTGCAGCGCAGTGTACTCCGCCTCCGTGGTCCGCATGCGGCGACCCAGCTTATCGATGGTGCGGGTTACTCTCACCACAGCGTCGTTCTCTGAACGCAAAGCCGGAACCAGCGGTTGCGGTGCTTCCTCTACCTCTGACTGTGTCAGCTTCTCGAGTTGCTCGCTGATCCTGTTGATCGGCTTCAGCGCTGCATTGGCCAGCAAAGCTGCCGCCGCCATAGAGACCAGCGCAGCCGCCATTGCGACCCACAATCCTGTCCGAAGCAGGGGTGTGGATGTCGCCCGCATAAAACTCGATCTCAGTCCCACATGCACCACGAGAAATGGCAGACCGTTCCTATCCAGAGGAACAGCAATATCCAGCACATGTGGCTTGCCGAACATCTCCCGAACCTGGAGCCAGATGCTTGCATCACGCACCTCGCGGAGGCTCATGAGTGAACTCGCTTGCTGATCGAGGGAGTCCGGATCGGTACTCACCAGCGTAAGACCACGCGCATTGGTGACGCTCACCTCCTGCACGGTAGGCGAGTATCGGATGATCG
Coding sequences:
- a CDS encoding sensor histidine kinase, which encodes MRLRTKLVLSAMGMTFAIVLLLSALFLGALLKQRISQTNSDNEVLAHEVVLMTRQAIETGLREHPPIDRSDEALQAAVLDALRSHDPLADIMNAIIRYSPTVQEVSVTNARGLTLVSTDPDSLDQQASSLMSLREVRDASIWLQVREMFGKPHVLDIAVPLDRNGLPFLVVHVGLRSSFMRATSTPLLRTGLWVAMAAALVSMAAAALLANAALKPINRISEQLEKLTQSEVEEAPQPLVPALRSENDAVVRVTRTIDKLGRRMRTTEAEYTALQSNLNQMLDTLRDGVLLFTADRRAVMVSDAVAHLIDRRDEILVGKLLEDIFSLDSPLGTAALTAFISESKTTAETVTLEDGRRIQLSMNRIHDASGRGEAGALITLRDMESAEKLEQELEVSRRLVAIGRLTAGVGHEVKNPINAMVLHLELLRSKLAGDNGDAARGAQRHVDILAGEMQRLDRVVQTLADFTRPMELHLGEYDLRRLIATVVELTGTEMSENGVQIEIKAAVPLTVCVDNDLIRQALLNLLLNAMQAMPRGGLIRIEARREGQNAVIEVIDEGEGISPELLPRIFDLYFTTKTMGSGIGLAMTYRILQMHGGALEVRSSTNPRPDSLSAGTTFTLRLPVISASSGANSRELGRLRMTELEKHS